The following coding sequences are from one Nicotiana tabacum cultivar K326 chromosome 1, ASM71507v2, whole genome shotgun sequence window:
- the LOC107789002 gene encoding putative serine/threonine-protein kinase PBL23: MRKTQLKSSRSSVNETRTSNKYDDSDGLATILRSVTMHPGVSKQKMIAEDILRYGNVNISAEVFTFRELAHATDNFNPEFLVGEGGFGRVYKGHLKRTNQVVAVKQLDRNGVQGNREFLAEVLTLSLVNHPNLVNLIGYCADGNQRILVYEFMHNGSLEDHLLDLPSNKKPLNWYTRMKIAKGAAQGLEYLHDIANPPIIYRDFKASNILLDECFIPKLSDFGLAKLGPTGGEDHVSTRVMGTYGYCAPEYAMTGQLTSKSDVYSFGVVLLEIISGRRAIDNTRSLEEQNLISWAKPLFKDKNRLDEMADPLLGGNYPAKGLRQALAIANMCLQDEANTRPLICDVVTALEYLAMPKDEDANTTELELDSADEFCLKELTETNCVS, from the exons atgagaaagactCAATTAAAATCCTCAAGGAGTTCTGTGAATGAGACAAGGACCTCCAACAAATATGATGATTCAGATGGCTTGGCCACCATTCTTAGAAGTGTTACTATGCATCCAG GTGTCAGCAAGCAGAAGATGATAGCTGAAGATATACTTCGATATGGGAATGTAAACATTTCAGCAGAAGTATTCACATTCCGCGAGTTGGCTCATGCAACAGACAACTTCAATCCTGAGTTTCTAGTAGGTGAAGGAGGATTTGGGAGAGTCTATAAGGGACACCTCAAAAGAACTAATCAA GTTGTTGCTGTCAAACAACTCGACAGGAATGGAGTTCAAGGAAACAGGGAATTTCTTGCAGAAGTCTTGACTTTAAGTCTTGTTAACCATCCGAATCTTGTCAATCTGATAGGCTATTGTGCTGATGGCAACCAAAGAATTCTCGTCTACGAATTTATGCACAATGGATCTTTAGAAGATCATCTTCTTG ATTTGCCATCGAATAAGAAGCCATTGAATTGGTACACAAGAATGAAGATAGCTAAAGGCGCAGCACAAGGGCTAGAATACTTGCATGATATAGCCAATCCTCCAATAATCTATCGCGACTTCAAAGCATCCAACATATTATTAGATGAGTGCTTTATTCCTAAGCTCTCGGATTTTGGTCTTGCGAAGTTAGGTCCAACAGGAGGCGAGGATCACGTTTCTACAAGAGTTATGGGGACCTATGGATACTGTGCACCAGAGTATGCTATGACTGGACAACTGACATCTAAATCTGATGTATATAGTTTTGGAGTTGTTCTTTTGGAGATTATTTCAGGGAGAAGAGCTATTGATAATACAAGATCACTAGAGGAGCAAAATTTAATTTCTTGG GCCAAACCACTTTTCAAAGACAAGAATAGGCTCGACGAAATGGCTGACCCATTGCTAGGAGGAAATTACCCTGCAAAGGGACTTCGTCAAGCTCTTGCAATCGCAAATATGTGTCTCCAAGATGAAGCCAACACTAGACCTCTAATTTGTGATGTTGTTACTGCTCTTGAGTACTTAGCTATGCCAAAAGATGAAGACGCGAACACAACAGAACTAGAGCTGGATAGTGCTGATGAGTTCTGTCTCAAGGAGTTAACAGAAACTAATTGCGTGTCATGA